From a region of the Neodiprion fabricii isolate iyNeoFabr1 chromosome 7, iyNeoFabr1.1, whole genome shotgun sequence genome:
- the LOC124187107 gene encoding MOB kinase activator 1B, producing the protein MSFLFGSRSSKTFKPKKNIPEGTHQYDLMKHAAATLGSGNLRLAVMLPEGEDLNEWVAVNTVDFFNQINMLYGTITEFCTEESCPIMSAGPKYEYHWADGHTVKKPIKCSAPKYIDYLMTWVQDQLDDETLFPSKIGVPFPKNFLSIAKTILKRLFRVYAHIYHQHFSEVVQLGEEAHLNTSFKHFIFFVQEFNLIDRRELAPLQELIEKLTAKDAR; encoded by the exons ATGAGCTTCCTGTT CGGAAGCCGATCTTCGAAAACTTTCAAGCCAAAGAAGAATATCCCTGAAGGAACGCACCAGTATGATTTAATGAAACATGCAGCGGCGACACTTGGCTCAGGAAATTTACGTCTGGCGGTGATGTTACCCGAGGGTGAAGATCTCAATGAATGGGTTGCCGTTAACA ctgtcgattttttcaaccaaataAATATGTTGTATGGAACCATTACGGAGTTTTGTACAGAAGAGAGCTGCCCGATTATGTCAGCTGGTCCGAAGTACGAATATCATTGGGCCGACGGCCACACTGTGAAGAAACCAATCAAGTGCTCTGCGCCCAAATATATTGATTACCTAATGACTTGGGTGCAGGATCAATTGGATGACGAGACTCTGTTTCCATCAAAAATTG GAGTGCcgtttccaaaaaattttctctcaattgCCAAGACTATATTAAAGCGCTTGTTCAGAGTCTACGCACATATTTATCACCAGCACTTCAGTGAGGTTGTTCAACTGGGAGAAGAGGCACATCTTAACACATCGTTTaagcattttatttttttcgttcag GAATTTAACCTAATAGACAGACGAGAATTAGCCCCATTACAAGAGCTAATTGAAAAACTGACTGCAAAGGATGCTCGATGA
- the LOC124186489 gene encoding hemolymph lipopolysaccharide-binding protein-like isoform X2 — protein sequence MSGLLVALPLQLACQLYSNDYTSAPNQPTVLPAGYTAFPDVGVAYKLHKNQVTWNTARKLCVADGGNLAVIDSFKKNDYVASMKGLGSHVGIHRLFDNVEWVSVKTGQPLNFIPWRPDLGSGQCGAIFSDGKGVGPWNCNSVIPVLCEIPMFTNRDNEIEISQKQMVALVRNN from the exons atgtccggTCTGCTAGTCGCTCTGCCTCTTCAGCTCGCTTGCCAGCTGTATAGTAATG aTTACACGTCAGCGCCGAATCAACCCACTGTTCTACCAGCGGGTTATACCGCGTTTCCAGATGTCGGAGTAGCCTACAAGCTCCACAAAAATCAAGTCACGTGGAACACGGCAAGAAAACTGTGTGTCGCTGATGGTGGGAACTTGGCCGTCATCGACTCCTTCAAAAAGAACGACTACGTAGCGAGCATGAAAGGACTTGGTTCACACGTGGGTATTCATAGATTGTTCGATAATGTCGAATGGGTCAGTGTTAAAACTG GTCAACCGCTGAATTTTATACCGTGGAGACCAGACCTAGGATCTGGGCAATGTGGGGCAATATTTAGTGATGGAAAGGGAGTAGGCCCTTGGAATTGCAACTCTGTAATACCGGTCTTGTGTGAGATTCCAATGTTCACTAATCGCGATAATGAGATAGAAATCTCCCAGAAGCAAATGGTCGCGTTAGTCCGCAATAATTAA
- the LOC124187110 gene encoding 60S ribosomal protein L18a yields MKAKGELKEFEVIGRKLPTEKEKVTPLYKMRIFAPDAIVAKSRFWYFLRQLRKFKKTTGEIVNLKQIAEKTPIKIKNFGIWLRYDSRSGTHNMYREYRDLSVSGAVTQCYRDMGARHRARAHSIQIIKVEVVKAGNCRRPQVKQFHDSKIRFPLPKRIQHRNRMPLFSVRKPRTYFL; encoded by the exons ATGAAGGCTAAGGGAGAA TTGAAGGAATTCGAGGTGATCGGGCGTAAGCTCCCCACAGAGAAGGAAAAGGTAACCCCATTGTACAAAATGAGGATATTTGCTCCTGACGCTATCGTGGCCAAGTCCCGATTTTGGTATTTCCTCCGCCAGTTAAGGAAATTCAAGAAAACCACTGGAGAAATTGTTAACCTCAAACAg aTCGCAGAGAAAACtccgataaaaataaagaacttTGGTATTTGGTTGAGGTACGACTCCCGTTCCGGAACTCACAACATGTACAGGGAATACCGTGACTTGTCAGTAAGCGGAGCTGTTACACAGTGCTACCGCGACATGGGGGCTCGTCATCGTGCCAGAGCTCATTCCATTCAGATAATCAAAGTCGAGGTTGTAAAGGCTGGAAACTGCCGCAGACCTCAAGTCAAGCAGTTCCATGATTCCAAAATCAGGTTCCCGCTGCCCAAGCGTATTCAACACCGCAATCGTATGCCTCTATTCAGCGTACGCAAACCACGCACCTATTTCCTTTAA
- the LOC124187109 gene encoding F-box only protein 44-like isoform X1, with protein sequence MGQLQSMMYETRVKFDENSDNGLVLTDRYLPEELLSEILFHVDHKTLLNCQLVCKRWQLALQNYVWRKKAEAVIGQHLDINEETSWFLYYNICSKKFLEKNLIKNHSGKNGPRKHWKVITENGDNWGVECPPIGAPPLPISEPIFEGKQHCFVTSYYNCSKQQTIDLIAEGVPPQLLEIFQPPIVVSEWYCSREDCPAAYEFSATLIDDSGNIMDTTEFRDTLENERQNTWFYIEHEFTNYGPGLRKVIFQHAGIDRRFWSGHYGSKMAGACVKVNLPKHKSMKIRETGDSQNG encoded by the exons ATGGGTCAGCTTCAAAGCATGATGTATGAAACACGAGTCAAGTTTGATGAGAACAGCGACAATGGTTTGGTATTAACGGACAGATACTTACCTGAAGAGTTATTGAGTGAGATATTGTTTCACGTCGATCATAAGACACTGTTGAATTGTCAACTGGTTTGCAAGCGGTGGCAATTGGCTTTGCAAAATTATGTATGGAGGAAGAAAGCGGAAGCTGTAATCGGACAACATCTCGACATCAATGAAGAAACATCTTGGTTCCTTTACTACAATATCTGCTCTAAAAAATTCTTGGAGAAAAACTTAATCAAGAATCATTCGGGAAAAAATGGGCCAAGAAAGCATTGGAAGGTAATAACTGAAAATGGGGATAATTGGGGAGTAGAATGTCCTCCCATCGGTGCCCCTCCGCTGCCCATTTCTGAGCCAATTTTTGAGGGGAAGCAACATTGCTTTGTTACATCCTACTATAATTGTAGCAAGCAACAAACCATAGATTTGATTGCCGAGGGAGTGCCACCACAACTactagaaatatttcaaccgCCAATTGTC GTCAGCGAGTGGTACTGCTCCAGAGAAGATTGCCCAGCTGCATATGAATTTTCGGCTACATTGATCGATGATTCTGGGAACATTATGGATACTACTGAATTCCGCGATACCCTTGAAAATGAGAGGCAAAACACATGGTTTTAC ATCGAACACGAATTCACCAATTATGGGCCTGGATTGAGGAAGGTGATCTTTCAGCATGCAGGTATAGACAGGAGGTTTTGGTCAGGACATTATGGCAGTAAAATGGCTGGTGCATGCGTTAAAGTAAACCTTCCGAAACACAAGTCTATGAAAATTAGAGAAACAGGAGACAGCCAAAATGGCTAG
- the LOC124187105 gene encoding F-box only protein 6-like isoform X1 — MTVRVVHGRSRLLLPVVAQSRSGRFGELLTFRDAKSSIMEWTSISALEARIEFDESANNGLVLTNKYLPEELLSEILFRVDLKAMLNCQLVCKRWYSILHTYVWRKKAEAILGQRLHFDGEFSWLLYYVICNNNSIGKNLLKNHSGRSGTNKFWRILSNGGHRWKVECPPAGAPKLPSSEPVFENEQFCFVTSFGHCNKEQTVDLVSEGFPPRFLDQFQPPIVISEWYSSRWDCPAAYKCSAVLKTECDLVLKTFHFENILDGETQNTWFQVQHEFTNYGPGVRKVTFTHGGIDQKFWAGHYGSKMAGACIKVNLPKQMPTESEEVTYMVVD, encoded by the exons ATGACAGTTCGCGTAGTTCATGGGAGATCGAGGCTGTTGTTGCCAGTTGTTGCTCAGAGCAGGTCAGGCAGGTTCGGAGAGCTCTTGACGTTCAGGGACGCGAAATCGAG cataaTGGAATGGACAAGTATCTCTGCATTGGAAGCACGAATCGAGTTTGACGAAAGCGCCAACAATGGATTGGTATTGACAAACAAATACTTGCCTGAGGAGTTACTAAGTGAGATCTTGTTCCGCGTTGATCTAAAGGCTATGTTGAACTGCCAGCTGGTATGCAAGCGTTGGTACTCAATACTGCATACTTACGTCTGGCGGAAGAAAGCAGAGGCTATTCTGGGACAGCGTTTGCACTTCGATGGAGAATTTTCTTGGTTGTTGTACTACGTAATATGCAATAACAATTCTATAGGgaaaaatttactgaaaaatcACTCTGGTAGAAGTGGAACGAACAAATTTTGGAGGATACTGAGTAATGGCGGACATCGGTGGAAAGTCGAATGCCCTCCAGCTGGTGCCCCAAAGCTACCAAGTTCAGAGCCAGTCTTTGAGAATGAACAGTTTTGTTTTGTTACTTCCTTCGGACACTGCAACAAAGAACAAACTGTTGATTTAGTTTCCGAGGGATTCCCACCCCGATTTTTGGACCAATTTCAGCCACCAATCGTG ATAAGCGAGTGGTACAGTTCCAGATGGGATTGTCCAGCCGCATACAAATGTTCCGCTGTATTGAAAACCGAATGTGATCTAGTCTTGAAAACTTTccatttcgaaaatattcttgaCGGCGAAACGCAGAATACCTGGTTTCAA GTCCAACACGAATTCACTAACTATGGACCTGGAGTGAGAAAAGTGACCTTTACTCATGGAGGtatcgaccaaaaattttgggctGGACATTACGGTAGCAAAATGGCTGGAGCATGCATCAAAGTAAATCTGCCGAAGCAGATGCCTACAGAGTCAGAAGAGGTAACTTATATGGTTGTAGATTGA
- the LOC124187059 gene encoding sodium-dependent dopamine transporter-like → MNKTWGWLKQLTRFEEQIFRKAREPIESAKNDDRYKSYDLSWSLSDLVLVTACFQIDTIYFCDMSYMFKNDFKPGFIQMMVMYATWGPALIYMEVFLGQYVRHGCLYLKNIVPLTCSTIGYGMLLTIYLYSVASVERLADTYMFFFRSFSSELPWMICPEGSTPATCIDRPLLLNCYLENRKDECYPKLGTELLSSRIYYKLIIPICYLSLKNERKTFNYEHKQERFLHFCSLQSHSFDVREESRPFTRRLAHCVHHFETESQGYTPSSHIAQGLSVAPFFNLRISGLLNVKAWLAAFKDFLRDHAIVRGGYQLIGCRIKPGSTTANLTICSCALTYMISVICQMFSTGILGVLLFYMKVTNVEEELYFPEYAKLFNFYPFALGMLPVRQVWSLIYFMFVALLSTSYTIGNMAVLEESIYDNFPVVLRYRSYVKVAICTLGFLIGVLTDLMIDNESDAYEDEPILKIGQRLTIVALLILTISVGYVYGVEQFSDDINFLNGSQPNTYWKICWKSLPFGILV, encoded by the exons ATGAACAAAACTTGGGGATGGTTGAAGCAGCTTACACGATTCGAAGAACAGATATTTCGAAAAGCTAGGGAACCGATTGAGTCAGCTAAAAATGACGATCGTTACAAATCATACGATCTTTCTTGGAGTTTGTCTGACCTGGTCCTCGTCACTGCCTGTTTTCAAATCGATACCATTTACTTTTGTGACATGAGTTACATGTTCAAAAACGATTTCA AACCTGGCTTCATTCAAATGATGGTCATGTACGCTACATGGGGCCCCGCGTTGATTTACATGGAGGTTTTTCTTGGGCAATATGTTCGGCACGGCTGCCTCTACCTGAAGAATATAGTACCTCTGACGTGCTCTACTATAGGATATGGCATGCTGTTgacaatatatttatactcCGTTGCCTCTGTCGAACGCTTAGCCGATACCTACATGTTCTTCTTCAG ATCGTTCAGTTCCGAACTGCCATGGATGATCTGTCCAGAAGGTTCAACACCAGCAACTTGCATTGATCGACCACTGCTACTGAATTGTTACTTGGAAAATAGGAAGGACGAGTGCTATCCAAAGCTGGGAACCGAGCTCCTCTCATCGAGAATATACTACAAGTTAATCATACCAATTTGTTATTTATCACTAAAGAACGAACGTAAAACCTTTAATTATGAACATAAACAAGAACGTTTTCTTCACTTTTGTTCTCTGCAGAGCCACTCATTCGACGTTCGTGAAGAGAGCAGGCCGTTTACTCGTCGGTTGGCTCACTGTGTACATCACTTTGAAACAGAGTCTCAGGGATACACTCCAT CGAGCCATATCGCCCAGGGTCTCTCTGTAGCACCTTTCTTCAATTTACGCATCAGTGGTCTTTTGAACGTGAAA GCATGGCTTGCAGCCTTCAAGGACTTCTTAAGAGACCACGCTATAGTTCGCGGTGGGTATCAGTTGATTGGGTGTCGCATTAAGCCAGGATCGACCACAGCAAATCTCACAATTTGTTCGTGTGCTCTCACTTACATGATTAGTGTCATTTGCCAGATGTTTTCAACGGGCATACTAGGCGTACTGTTGTTTTACATGAAAGTCACCAATGTTGAAGAGGAGCTCTATTTTCCAg AATATGCAAAGCTCTTCAACTTTTATCCCTTCGCACTAGGAATGCTGCCAGTTCGGCAAGTGTGGAGCTTGATCTACTTCATGTTTGTGGCCTTATTGTCGACATCTTACACT ATAGGAAACATGGCGGTGCTTGAAGAAAGTATATACGACAACTTTCCAGTGGTGTTGCGGTACCGGAGCTATGTCAAAGTCGCAATATGCACTCTTGGATTTCTAATTGGAGTCCTTACCGATCTGATG ATTGACAATGAATCAGACGCTTACGAAGACGAGCCTATACTGAAGATTGGACAGCGACTGACAATTGTTGCTTTATTGATCCTGACAATCAGTGTTGG GTACGTTTATGGAGTTGAACAATTCTCCGATGATATAAACTTTTTGAATGGAAGTCAACCAAATACCTACTGGAAGATATGCTGGAAGAGTTTACCATTCGGAATATTGGTATAG
- the LOC124187109 gene encoding F-box only protein 6-like isoform X2, translating to MGQESIGSKQQTIDLIAEGVPPQLLEIFQPPIVVSEWYCSREDCPAAYEFSATLIDDSGNIMDTTEFRDTLENERQNTWFYIEHEFTNYGPGLRKVIFQHAGIDRRFWSGHYGSKMAGACVKVNLPKHKSMKIRETGDSQNG from the exons ATGGGCCAAGAAAGCATTGGAAG CAAGCAACAAACCATAGATTTGATTGCCGAGGGAGTGCCACCACAACTactagaaatatttcaaccgCCAATTGTC GTCAGCGAGTGGTACTGCTCCAGAGAAGATTGCCCAGCTGCATATGAATTTTCGGCTACATTGATCGATGATTCTGGGAACATTATGGATACTACTGAATTCCGCGATACCCTTGAAAATGAGAGGCAAAACACATGGTTTTAC ATCGAACACGAATTCACCAATTATGGGCCTGGATTGAGGAAGGTGATCTTTCAGCATGCAGGTATAGACAGGAGGTTTTGGTCAGGACATTATGGCAGTAAAATGGCTGGTGCATGCGTTAAAGTAAACCTTCCGAAACACAAGTCTATGAAAATTAGAGAAACAGGAGACAGCCAAAATGGCTAG
- the LOC124187105 gene encoding F-box only protein 6-like isoform X2, translated as MEWTSISALEARIEFDESANNGLVLTNKYLPEELLSEILFRVDLKAMLNCQLVCKRWYSILHTYVWRKKAEAILGQRLHFDGEFSWLLYYVICNNNSIGKNLLKNHSGRSGTNKFWRILSNGGHRWKVECPPAGAPKLPSSEPVFENEQFCFVTSFGHCNKEQTVDLVSEGFPPRFLDQFQPPIVISEWYSSRWDCPAAYKCSAVLKTECDLVLKTFHFENILDGETQNTWFQVQHEFTNYGPGVRKVTFTHGGIDQKFWAGHYGSKMAGACIKVNLPKQMPTESEEVTYMVVD; from the exons aTGGAATGGACAAGTATCTCTGCATTGGAAGCACGAATCGAGTTTGACGAAAGCGCCAACAATGGATTGGTATTGACAAACAAATACTTGCCTGAGGAGTTACTAAGTGAGATCTTGTTCCGCGTTGATCTAAAGGCTATGTTGAACTGCCAGCTGGTATGCAAGCGTTGGTACTCAATACTGCATACTTACGTCTGGCGGAAGAAAGCAGAGGCTATTCTGGGACAGCGTTTGCACTTCGATGGAGAATTTTCTTGGTTGTTGTACTACGTAATATGCAATAACAATTCTATAGGgaaaaatttactgaaaaatcACTCTGGTAGAAGTGGAACGAACAAATTTTGGAGGATACTGAGTAATGGCGGACATCGGTGGAAAGTCGAATGCCCTCCAGCTGGTGCCCCAAAGCTACCAAGTTCAGAGCCAGTCTTTGAGAATGAACAGTTTTGTTTTGTTACTTCCTTCGGACACTGCAACAAAGAACAAACTGTTGATTTAGTTTCCGAGGGATTCCCACCCCGATTTTTGGACCAATTTCAGCCACCAATCGTG ATAAGCGAGTGGTACAGTTCCAGATGGGATTGTCCAGCCGCATACAAATGTTCCGCTGTATTGAAAACCGAATGTGATCTAGTCTTGAAAACTTTccatttcgaaaatattcttgaCGGCGAAACGCAGAATACCTGGTTTCAA GTCCAACACGAATTCACTAACTATGGACCTGGAGTGAGAAAAGTGACCTTTACTCATGGAGGtatcgaccaaaaattttgggctGGACATTACGGTAGCAAAATGGCTGGAGCATGCATCAAAGTAAATCTGCCGAAGCAGATGCCTACAGAGTCAGAAGAGGTAACTTATATGGTTGTAGATTGA
- the LOC124186489 gene encoding hemolymph lipopolysaccharide-binding protein-like isoform X1, translating into MSGLLVALPLQLACQLYSNGNLSYGNNSFDYTSAPNQPTVLPAGYTAFPDVGVAYKLHKNQVTWNTARKLCVADGGNLAVIDSFKKNDYVASMKGLGSHVGIHRLFDNVEWVSVKTGQPLNFIPWRPDLGSGQCGAIFSDGKGVGPWNCNSVIPVLCEIPMFTNRDNEIEISQKQMVALVRNN; encoded by the exons atgtccggTCTGCTAGTCGCTCTGCCTCTTCAGCTCGCTTGCCAGCTGTATAGTAATGGTAATTTGAGCTACGGGAATAATAGTTTTG aTTACACGTCAGCGCCGAATCAACCCACTGTTCTACCAGCGGGTTATACCGCGTTTCCAGATGTCGGAGTAGCCTACAAGCTCCACAAAAATCAAGTCACGTGGAACACGGCAAGAAAACTGTGTGTCGCTGATGGTGGGAACTTGGCCGTCATCGACTCCTTCAAAAAGAACGACTACGTAGCGAGCATGAAAGGACTTGGTTCACACGTGGGTATTCATAGATTGTTCGATAATGTCGAATGGGTCAGTGTTAAAACTG GTCAACCGCTGAATTTTATACCGTGGAGACCAGACCTAGGATCTGGGCAATGTGGGGCAATATTTAGTGATGGAAAGGGAGTAGGCCCTTGGAATTGCAACTCTGTAATACCGGTCTTGTGTGAGATTCCAATGTTCACTAATCGCGATAATGAGATAGAAATCTCCCAGAAGCAAATGGTCGCGTTAGTCCGCAATAATTAA